A region of the Anguilla anguilla isolate fAngAng1 chromosome 16, fAngAng1.pri, whole genome shotgun sequence genome:
ttattgctACGTTTCTTTAGTTTGTGAATATCAGCCctacttttatattttgagTCCATAACCTTGGAAATGCCTTCTTGGATTAGAAGAAAGTTGATGCATTAATCTTTGGTATTTAAGATTATGAtgtaatttttcaaaattgtagtaattaaaaatatttaaagacaaGGCCCACATTGGATAGATGAAAAAATTAAGTGAAGGAATCCAAATGAATATGGTCCAGAGCAGTattgctgaaaacattttattttaaagaattgGGCATggcttaaattaaattaaatatacagcTTGAATACATTATTGTTTATGTAGAATGCACTGAGATTCACATAAAGCTCTGCTGTTCGACCTCAAatagaaaatgcatttctcagCTGATATGTACATTTGTTGTCCATTCTCCTGTAAGCAATCCGATGAGCAAAGAATTTCAAATGCAGAGCTAAGGCCCATTCTTCAGAACCCAGTACACAGGGGAATTAAAACACACTCAGTGTTACTAATATGCATACATAATGCACACATAAAAAGTACCGCCAGCTTTTAAGAGttgtgcatgtacacatatgACCAATGGAGCAAAACAGGTATCAACTAACATACATTCAATTCCCTAAAATGTGAACACAACAGAATTGCATTTTTCGAGAGGCCCCATAAACAGACATTCCCAAATCATTATCTCCAGAACTACTCTTTCAGACAATGCTTCAAAAGCAGCCTTCTTCAGGGCTTAGTGGCATTTCCCCTGGAATGAATCAGTCTTCTGTTATAGAGGAGAAGGTAAGTATCATGAAGGCTTGCTCATGCAGGGGACAAGCCTCTGAAGTACTGTAACTCTTTGCTGCAGGCAAAACTTGCAAGGAGCCCTGCAAAACATCAGACCATCACATTTTATGTATTCCTTAACAGGGTAATGGCAGGTAGACTTGGTTCACTCACACAATAATATGCTACTTAGGCAATGGCTGTTTTCTACTTGTGACAGGTTGAACTAATTAATGCagcattatttcattaatttccctGGCAACAAAGGAACAGCAAGTTTAGCTAATACAGTGCttaagggggagagagagagtcgatTACGGCACCTTTTGAAGTAATGACTAACAAATTCAAGTGTTTCCTCCTTTACATAAACAATTAGGTGAAGTAAAATTGGTGATTGGTGAATGCAGCaaactgtgggggaaaaaaacagacttgtatttatttgtaagaCAATCATAAGGACACATGTTGCTATTTAGCTgcttgaaggtttttttttgtctaaattcAGAAATGAACCCTTCATTGAGATTTTGTTGGATTCTTTGACTTCTAATTGGATCTCAATGGAGCCATCCTCGACTAAGCGTCCCATTATGTAAATGTACAATATTGAGTAATTGGTTTTCCAGTTTTAAATCAGTATGAACCTTCACACGACATGTGGAAAAACGCAGTCAAGTAGAGCACTCATCAATCATATGACCGCAAAGTATTTCAAAGAGGAAGAATAATTAGTCTCACCTTCCTCAGTGTCTCAGCAGGCTCCAGTGAATGCCATCTCTTTGGCAGTCTGAGCACTCCTCCATCTTTTGAGTGCAGGGACAATAGGgacagtgagagggggagaaaagtcTTCATAATGCAGGCtattagcattgttattttcTTCCCTGTGAAGAAGAAAAGGTAAATTATTCAAGTGGCAGAAAGGCTGTAAATGGAAAGGTCAGGGAGGgagtggcggcggcggcgaggctGAAGAGAAAGCGGCTCGCTGCGCGCACCGCTGCTACAGTCTGATGATGCGGCTTCGCTTCGCCCATAACCTCACTGGAGAGTGCGCTTCCCAGTTCTGGAGATACTCCACATTGCTCAGCGTGTGGAGAGCGGGGAGCAGGCAGTTGCTGGGTAGAAGCAGGAGGAAACTGAGGAGTGCAGAGGCCAGCATGCACCATTCAATGTTTCCGCTTGATTGGCTGGCCGAGAAACCGTCCAGGTTGGTTATACTAGCTCTAGAGGCATAATGAAGTTTGTGCACTGGTGGCATATTGATTTCCAGTGTAATTTTAAGCATGTCTCAGTTAATTGACTCCCCAGTCTAAATTAGCCATGCTGCCCTTACACCTCAAGAATACGATTTACCATATGCAtgtacaaaatcattttcagactccccttcatacatctatacatgcacgcacacaagacacacagacagacacagacaggcagacagacacacacacacacacacacaactgagaATAGGGGAATCCTTGTACTCCTATGCTGACTGGACTGAAACCCACCCTGTCCAAACATCAGTTGGGCTCCCTCAACCCTGATTGCTCTCagggaatgagtgtgtgtgattgaactGTTAGTCGTATGCATAGTCTACTGGTGCTGTACAGCTTGGTACAGAAGTTTTGTTCTGGCTGTGAAAAGCTTATGTCATCGTGCTATGTTTCTCTAAGGTTCTCTTTGTGACAGCATCTAcagaacaaataataataataataataataataataataatagtagtagtagtagtagtagtagtagtagtggaagtaatcgtcatcatcattcataattaaatcagaatttgtttcattctgatttttttctgatcaacacaaaaacatcatCCACAGAAAAGATGTGAATTCAGAGGAAATTAAAGTGCtctatttttgtatgtgtactTATTTTCTGGCAGTAAACACCCTGATGAATGGCATatagctttgaaaaaaaaactagacatAAAATACAGAAGAGCACAGAAAATGCACGGATTCAGTGTATTTGCGCTGCTCAAGGTTTCTCTGCTATTCAAAGGGGCAGTGAGGAGCCGCTGCTCTGGGGCTGTTCAGATCCTGAAAACGGAGAAATCCACAGAGGTGTCTGAGCTGGAGCAAAGCGCCGCAGAGGCGTCCCAGCAGCCCCACGCTCTGCCTGGAGGAGGCTTTGATGAGGTTCCGGGAGTCCACTAGAGGGGCGTGCGCACATTAAAGCATTGTGCTGAAAACAGTGGGCGGGACTTACTCTCGGTCGTAAAACGGTTTCAGAGTCCATAAATGCACAGGGCGTCCCCTCCACGCGTGGGAAGGGCTCGCTGCTCTTCTCTTTCAAATGGCAAATGTCACATATTGTATTTGCAATAGCAgcctcatttaaaaacatgtattgGGTTTCACTGTTTTCAATCAAGCTGCCCAGTGATGcttcctggttcaagcgatgacAAAATGCACTGGAAGCACGGCTGAGACGCAGTCAGGAAGGACAGCAGCACCCCCTTACCTGTCAGGCCTCATGTAAATCAATCTGCTGGAGACACTGGGGGTTTCTGTTCATTGGAGTATCTCagaatttcagtttcattcagtGCTGACCTGTTATATCTATGCCTTCTATCTGCATCCTTGTAAGGGAGTTTGAACAGAATCCTGCGTGACTGGTCATTGGTACTGCATGAGTACTTCACACCTCTGATTGGTCAAAGGATTTACAGAAATTCTTCAGGATTCTGTTTGTAGAATCTTGGCTAAAGAGGTCCTGCAATACTTTGTTCAGTACTGACCACCATACTACATTGACCAATCCTGTCTTGACAAACCTGAAGTTGGGGGTAGCTGGCTTGGGGAACTACTGGCCATAAATCCAAGCTAAGGTTTGGTCTGTGGTACCAAATTTACCTGTTGCAACCTGACCACCACTGACAAAGAACCACCAGGACATACATTGTTTATAGTCTATGATCAATAAGTTCTTTTCTTTATAACTTcatacagcaaaataaaatgcaagcaGTTTGCACTTGATTACTTGACTTCATACAAAATTTTATTGCATGTTAATTTAGTGCttgtaaaaaagttttttttttttaaaaagcaagagaaacagcacagaattgcatgtgtgcttgtgccttTGCCATGGGACTGTAAATAAGTCAATAATTCGGTTCCACAGATAAGGGATAAATGGCTCTTTTTCGGTCCTGTCTACAGCACTCTATTACATCCCCCTTGCCACTCTGCCCCCGCCACTCACTTCATCTCCAGACACAAATAATTCATCGCTCCTTGTGTTGCAGTAAACTCAGACATGGTTGCTTTGTTCTGACTCGGTCAATCACTGTCATGTGAGAGGCGTTTAATCAGCCCAGGAAAGGGGATTCATTACTCTTAGCACCAGGGCAGCGATAAGCTTTTCACCTGTCTTTCCCACAGAGGCTCTCAGGTCTACAGTACAGAGTGGAACTGACATGCCTGCCCATGGAAGCCACTGAAGACTGAGCTTAGCGCCCCCAAGTGTCCACAGGGCAAATGACAATAACACTTTAGGCTGACTAGATATGGTATTATGTTTTGACAAAAGGCACAACAGAGGcgataaataaaaagaaatgttacGGAAAAGCAATCCATCTCCTATGGACATTTACCAAccatgttatgctatgttatgttaccaCCCTCTGTGGTAAAAGGGATTAGCCTGCCTTGGTAATGTCCGTATTTCTCTGGTGCAAGGGACATAAATGTACTTTCCAGCTACGGGAAGGTATAAAAGTATTACTGACCCATTTTTTGATGCATGAGACCTGTCACACCAAATGCATTCCTGGGATTACTGCTTACTCtgcaaaagcaaacacattACAGGGGGCTGCTGTAGTCCACCAGGGCACtttagctgctgctgctgctgctgcagtgcactTTACAAACCAAGCTTGCTGATTTCCATTTGGATTTATTAGCTGTCCTTCCATCTCAGATGAAGAGATTTCATTccttgggaaaaataaattgtcaCTATTACATCACAGTAAAATGGAAGCCATTATAGAAATGTTGCAGTGGGTATGCGCATGGGCCGATGATACATTTCAGATTCATATGTAAGCCAGGTTACTATTGCAGCACCCCTGAATAACAGACTGAGCCTCCATCACTCCAGAGGCTATCCAGGTGTATTAGTGGGATATGTCAAATGTTCGAGCTGTATCTCCCTGGATGAGGGGgatcaacaaaacaaataaacaatgtaaataaGACAAGCAGCTACACACAAAGGAATCTGAATTGGCTatcagagaaacagagaaagaggtggagggacagagagagagagagagagagagagagagagacagatggaggaaactgagagagagactgtcagTACCTGGATAGCTAGGGTGATGACAAGGCTTTGTCTGTCTCAAAGACTAGCTCTTGCTGGTGAGAGAACACCCCAATGAGCCATGGGGATCACTTGAGACTGGCAGCCGTACAGACTCCCACAGAGAAGTGCCAAGGCCCCAGCGGGAACCTCTCTACCTCTGCACAGGAAACCGCCACAGTCTCATCTCTCATTGAGGACAAAAAGTCCCTCTCACTGtaagcaacaaaaaacaacaacaacaacaacaacaacaagagcTTGTCTTAACTTTCCAGTGATACCCAGAGGACAAGGCTGAAATATGATAAGTTCCACTGTAAAAAGCAAACAGCGGGATATGACTTGAGTCTTCCAGCACCTCTCATCTCACTGTTGCCCAAAGAATTAATCCCCCATGCCAGCCAAACTTTGGGGGATTATGGGGATTACGTCCTCCTAAGAAAACATTGGCAGAATTAATGCGATCTCAGTAAGCAACAAACCCTATTATGGGCGGAAAGATTATGTCACCGTATGTCAGATCAACCTAAGTTTTGCCTGATGGCTATAATCCCACAGGCTGCCACTCTAGCAGTATTGCACCCACATAGGTTTTCACCAGTCTCATCTATggggaacacaaaacacacatgaaagATTAAGGGACGTAAAGGCAGGACAGAGCTGAAAGCAAAGAAATCAAATAAAGCACATTCTAAAGCCAGAGGCATAAATACATGGCGATCCTCTCATTTGCATGGACAAAAGAAACTCAGCACTTctcaatttccttttttcatatttttgatggGTCCTAATCTGGGTGActgacaacattttttttttcccccgaagGCTTTTGGAGGGCTGCCCACATGTTTTTGGGGAAGGAGGTTGTGAAGCTAATTGGTAAACCAGAATGCAATCAGACCCGTAATTCTTCCAGATGTAAATTAGTCAGCTGTTCTCCTGCGATGTGTAACGGTTCTGTAACAGGGAGCTGTCACTCAGACGCCTGTGGGGGGATGTCTTTCAGTAGGCATTACACAGTACATTCACAAGGTTCCCTCCgcacaagaaaaaaattcaCTGATACGGCCCTGCCTGGTTCACGTACACTTTTTTCACTCCTTTCCCAGTTCTGAAAGCCCGAATCACAATGGTAAGCATGTCTTATCACTGCATTGTCCACCACCATTTTGGAATAGTGCAGACCAGCATACATGCTCTCTGAAGAACATGCAGACAGCCAGCGCTTCTGCACTCCACCAGCAGAGCATGGGGACCACACCGCATGCACACGTGGCACACAATGACTACAGGTACACATAACCTTGGTGAATCCCTCCCTACATAAGCAATGCTATTGCCAACGGTGCACCACCCCACAAGACACCCAGCCACAGTTAGCACTGGCAGAGCTTGATTCCAGGTTGCGGGGCATATCATGACACCAAGGATCAGTGCGTTAGCTGGACATGCAAGCCAACTCTGCCCAGCTTTTACTTGATGCTGAGAGAGGAGCTTATGTTGCTCTGGGCTTGTTCTTCAGTCTACCACTAGTTTTCTTCAGACGTTCTCTTTATAATGCAAaactgtgcctgtgtatgtctgtactCTTTGTATTGTATACATGGCCCGCTAGTGCACAAAGCCCCACTACAGCCTAACAAGGCACCAGAGAGAGCATCAAAAAGGAGCTTTGAAATCAGATatgcacaatgcacacacagacatgcatgcacacataagcATACATATGTAAACACTAATGCAGTTGGtgacactttacaataaggtcacatgaatcaGCAtgaactaatgtagttgttaacacgAATTAATAATGTACAAATACGTTAGTTAAGCATGAAATTTAGTTAGtagttaacaaatacattaactaatgtattagttacgtgattatttatacattagcaAAACATAGGATAAACCCATAATTAGTTGAATGTTAACAAACAcgttaactgtttttttttaataccaatatgaattggcattaactaatgtagttgcacaaataaatgatgtacaaatacattaacaaagctgGACAGATGAACTTTCACTAGTAGTTAACAGCTTCATTAGTtcatgccaattcatgtgaccttattttAAAGTGGTACCCATAAGTTTTTATTTCTAGTGCTGACCTGACAATAAATAACAGTTCTAATAGCATGAGGAAAACATAAGACTAGAGTAGAGACAATCATAGGCAGAGGTTACGTCTCAGTGTCAATAATGAAAAAGTGAATATGCAACATATAGGGAGAGGCATTTACAGGTatcgtttaaaaaaagagggacACAACAATAAAAgctggcaacaaaaaaaagatattcatGTTCTGTTGAACTGAATTCTGGTCTTCAGTAGCAGCTATAGCCGAATAGTCAGCATTCAAGCAGGTTCTTGTTCAGATATAACAATACCAGAAAAAGGTTCAGTTATactgtacacgcacacagaaaaatacacacacacacacacacacacacatacagacacacacaaaatggagatATGGTGGAACAATATGGAAAAATGTCACACATAGAAAATACTCCTACAGTAACAAGTTTCTGCTTGGCCAGCACTACTGACAGTGGGAAAAACTCCTTCCTGGAAACGTGCTTGGTTTCACAGTTCAATGGCTCACAGTGTATATGCACATGGCGGAGACCACCAACTTGCACTCTCCCCCATGCgggtgtcagtgtgtgatttgGACCACAGCCCCAGTCTCCCACTGGTCTGAAGCGGGCCTCCCACGGGGAAGATTTGGACATCCCCCCGCGGGGTGTGCCGGTACCTGCACGGTGGACAGCTGCCACGCCCCTGGCTATCATGTGGAGGACAGTCCGAAAGCAAGGGGCTCTACAGAATGGAGAGGAGGGAGTACCTGTTTCAGCAGGAATCTGGGTGAATCCACACTGCGTGGTACATGTGTACCTGTTTCAGCAGGAATCTGGGTGAATCCACACTCCGTGGTACATATGCTTGCATGAGCATATTTTCACACTTGGCTCACCTCACTTTACACACATAAGCAATTTGCTGTGCTCTCTGCTCTTCCCCCGgcaattatcatttttaatcagCATTACTGTTTTGTTCTTCAGAACCACTCAAGTGAAACCACTCATTGGTGCCTTTGTTAAGCTCcgatatttttgtcatttaaaggAAAACAGTCACCTTGAGAAgcaaatgaatgcataaatCTGTAATGTCAACATAATTTtagtggcacacacacacatacacgccacacaccacatacgcgcgcacacatgcacaagcacaagcacacgtgcatatgcacgcacacacacgcatgcacacgcacacacacacacatacacatgtacacacacacacacacacgcacacacgcacacacacacaccacacacacaccccagggGTGGCCGCGGAAcacgctgtgtttgtgtgtgcctgggcTCTCTGCTCCTTCACTGGGGTGTTTAAGCTTGTGTGGTCagcgcagccacacacacacacctcacacatctCCTCTCTGACAGAGGGCATGAAGCAGGGGCACACAATCAAAGAGACAGAGTATAGGCACCTCTTTGAACAGACCTGGtcagcacacacatgctgcatTGACAGACAGGAAAAGACTGTTCTCAGAGACTGCccagctaaataaataacactgtaTTTTACTAACATTTTAGACTGGAAAGTTGTGGAAATGTTATATCCTTGCGATTTTGTTGAGTCGGAAACatgttcttaaaatattttccgACAGGAAAGCAACATAAATGATATCCTTGCCTATTTAAAATGGAGCTGGAATGTTGTGGTCAAAtgatggttaaaaaaatgtaaaagacgatatatatatattacacaaaAATTATGCTGCGATTATACAGCCTAACCAAATCACAGCCATTCATACTCTTAAAgcaacactgtaaaatgttactGTGACACTTTCTGTGCTAGCTGGCTGGTTGGTGGGATGGTGGGAGAGCCCAAAGAAACTTAGCTGCTGTTATTGTTCCTCTACCTGCTTACAGGAGATGACAGGTATTGCCATGGCCATTGGTCTTAACGCCCCAGCGTTAGAATTAAGGGTACATCTAGCGGAGGGTCTTCCGAAAACCAGCCCCGGCTCTTCTCACGTGTCCTCACCTCTCAGGCCCAACATGGGTGCACCTGGGGCCCAGCAACCTCGCTCAAGAGAGGCAAGCAGGCATCCTGAGACTTCCACTGGACAAGCAAGCCAACACTGTTTCAGGCTGAAAGACAGGGAAAAGGTGAAGGACATTCCACACTACAGAAAGTAGCTAATGTGACTTTAACCACAACTAcgcactctctctttcaaaaATGCTATTAACACATTGTACTCAATAACTATAcaggttttgttattttaaattagtTCAGGAGTTCACGGTTAGTagtacatttataaacagacatACAGCCTTACATACGTAATTAATAACATGGAAATTAGGAGCTGGTTATTGTACATTCTGTGACAGCTCTGTGAACATTCGTCTGCGTGGTTTCACAGCAATGTGCCTGCACAGctacaacactgaacactgtaaaGGGGAACAGAGAGCAGGCTAAATAAACAGGGTTTTGCAATCTTCAGCAGCAGCACAAGTATTCAAGGAATGTAGGGGAGTGATGAAAGTTTGGCGGAGTGGAGTGCAAGGGTCCAGCACTTCGCAGACATGTCAGAGACGCCGTTCTAATGCAaagtttgaggaaaaaaataaacatctccACCAGGATCCTCAGAAGAAAGAGCCCCACAGTGCATTTACTCCAACCGCTCAGCCCGAGCCTCAAGAATGGAGCGTTCAATCTCCCCGTCTGAAAAATAATACAGCCAGAATCCTTAATCTCCATCTCTTCACAAAACAGGAACAATCCCCTCACCCCAGCAATTCAAATACGTTTCCTTTTTTGGCTGTGCAATTTTCGAGGAAAAAAGAGACgttaaaaaaggaagaaaaaaaaaacatagcagaGGAACGGATAATTTGTCAGCAGGAAATTTCAAAAGAGTGGGTGAAGAGGATAATGCTGTCTTAGGAGCCTGTGCAGCGCTCCCTCGCGCTCCGCTTCATGAAAGGCCGTCTCTCTCACTTCCCAGCAGGAGGGACGCGGGTCGGAGAAAGAGGCTACTCATGCACACCGACTGGCGAAACCCCTCAATGCTCTGGTGTGGCTGCTTTGAATTAACCACCAGAAATATCTGAGACACGACTCAGCTCTGAATACTCAATCAGGGGAATGTGTTTTAGTGATTAAGCCAAGCTATACTGCTGTTTGGAAACAGATGGGTTTC
Encoded here:
- the LOC118215002 gene encoding uncharacterized protein LOC118215002, with the protein product MHPTALFTPTSCFCFHHCAVRSSGNTGSLDLERPVLGMSRCPLRRVKSTAHIPASIPREKQGPGLMKSSHYDPNNSRLAPLRGKDFNRRTGGLGDWGVEDVKLWSYVTRLFGLKQCWLACPVEVSGCLLASLERGCWAPGAPMLGLRGKKITMLIACIMKTFLPLSLSLLSLHSKDGGVLRLPKRWHSLEPAETLRKGSLQVLPAAKSYSTSEACPLHEQAFMILTFSSITED